The genomic window ctcgccgtcgacccgtccgcgacgacgtccagccgacccatgtccgggactgggctccgccgggctggcactgggaggtgctgcctggaggggcgcgccgcttgatgaggaacccggccccgggtaccgtcgtcgaccctgatctcgtttggtggcgttcgcgtgggccagtttcggtgcggagggacccggccccgccggaggtggtacatcgccgtgtcagggaggaggacgagcacgtccatcgctacatggttgcgttagagggtggcaggttctccaatacctggcagtatcttcggggatctcacttcagctatgatcctgtgagggttccttctctttgggtgtccaccgcctgcgccgcaggaaccgcgagtgtcctagattcttctgtagtattcgatctttaattagctagctagtgatgtactattcaatattatatattattcgagatgatgtattcgagattatatctattattctagatgaagtattcgagattatatctattattcgagacgatgtaatttgaatactaaattgttttatatttcttttgaattagttaaataaaagctatggcagacaataccgacagagaggaagaacagaccatgttcgatatgatacgcgggccagatgatgatcagaatgaagaagattatgacggctccgaatttctaaacaacaccggagagggtgatatgatattcgatcgcgacgaccgaattgatgaagtcatgaactacaattatgacgatgatgaagaacatgttgatcctgaaacaacaaagactagcaaggtatatatatttatataagcaggtatcaggtgatcatcacatgttttaaatgacttgaagatatattaacgaatcgatctttgttctttcagccatccggatcgagcaaatcttcaggcaaaaggacgaaacgaggcccgaacaaaaagttgaaggagggcgtaaagtacaatatcgaggcagtcagacctaatggtgaaccattagcgcctaagaagattgcggacaagttcattcgtcagtgcggagttcttgtgaaggaccaactcccgatctcccttcaagaatggagagagccagcaaaagacaaaagacaaaaaggcaaagaggacgctgctccacgtccagatgttacttttgtcgacaagaatcaaaaagatctgctttgggatactctcatggaacatttcaccctaccaaatcatttcacagaagcagatgtgcaaaaagtcaaggacgctgctcttaggaagatggcggttgcattcaagaaccacaagaattgtgaatgggacaagtacatcaagggaggaaggaagactccggtattcgagggaacactatagaaccaacgtgctcattgggacgatttcgtgaaattcaaggattcggaattagctaaggaacggtcgagaataaacaagaagaatgccgaaaaaaaggataagttccataagctggggccaggtggctatgaggtggcaatgcctaagtgggataagtctgagaaagagatggaggatgcaggtgccactccggttactaagagctggccccccagggtcaggacttggttctatgcgcatgggggggggagttggacccgaagacaggcaatgattcgacgagggcaagtctgaagggagccgacgatgcgatacttattgcaatagaagaggcacgatcgggggtgttccagcccaacaaagagaacgacgagcttacgcgtgccctgggaaatcctgaacacccgggaagaacacgaggcaagggcgctattccatggtatgaggggttttcagactggaacaccgactacagaacccgtgcgagaaagaagattgcggaggagaagaagaggaagatggaggaggagcagaggaagcgggactatgaacgccttcaaggtctagaagcaagtcaagcggaattggtagtcaaattccagcggcagcaggagcagatcgactcacttacccagcaaagggggtctcagcagctgtagtagctagcgaatgatccagcattggatagcaccgccccatccatgccgagaagcagcgtgggttccgccccggatgacgcaatgctgggtagataccccatggatgacatcacggagaacactagctgcgagctacacgtcaaaatgaagaacatatccatgaaggtggcggacgccgttgcttttacaaatccccccgaggcaaccttccattgcaacccgattccagcgggctatgctcgtgtcttggttgatgaggtggtggacccatattcggagctagagcttgactttcctggaggtgatgacgagcgctttctcggagacgccaaccatcgtatcatcctatggaaaaaggattgcatcatctttcgaaggccaccgacaccgcgtcagccgactcctcgttgaagtccgccaccgagtcagcagtctcccgctcctgcaagtccaccaagtccggcaaaatGTCAGGCCATTCCTCcttcaagtccggcaaagtgtcaggccactcctcctcctccaagtccgccacagcgtcagacgtccactcctcctccaagtccggcacaacctcaggccactcctcctccaagtccggcacagcttcaggcgggcactcctcctcgtccaactcagccccgtcagccgtctccgctgcctcagcaatcgcagaagagacaccccgcagctatggtgcgtagcggtacgagtcgaggtagtacaggaagtacaggcggaggccagcgatataaatatggtccaagcctcacgcctcttctgcggagggcttatgacaggtccgaggaggaaatcacagccatatcgaagtccgaggtggaagcccattttgcaccgaaaccgccaacgccgccaagggagaaagtgcctgaggaaacgattgaccacttcattcgtatggctcaaccaccagctcccaagcctgttgacacagactatgagcgccacatcaggaagttaaatcgagaacgtctacgtaaggaggcgagctcgggatcgagcaaacaagaagcagcttcaaaaaatgcgggaaaaccattccccagctgggagaacaggcggcgcaatcgatccccccgcttgttgtgccaacaacacgtgacagtatgcgcgcccaatattattgtgggcaaacagtttacgttcctgaggtgggcaatgtggtaataacggaggaccatataatgcaggctgaagttctcaaaatcactgttggacaactcctcgagatcgagcccatgcctgtgcttagagaggatgaaataaaacggaaatatgtccggggccaacctttggtcgagccagacaaggtcaagaacctcccaacgagaatgtatgaattgcatcaatggtacatgaacattaccaaggtttccgatcgattgtccctcatggtgaatgtcaaggaggggcattactaccatgagaaagttgtgttcgttgagtattctgaactgtttcagttatacaatcaagacgcactcgacaaatctatcatcagttgctattgtctgtaagtgatttctttctgtaattgaagtctcaagctagttgtagtgatccttttgatcaatcattacctgtaattatcctcactatattcttttctgtggtattatatgcaggatgaagatgtatgaaatgagaaaaggtggacgctatggcattgggttcattgacccaaacaccgttaatgaatacacatggaaaatagatgcacgtcatcaaaaggccgtagaggacagcatgctagagttcttgaagcgcctcaaatacaatgaagatatactacttccttacaacttccagtgagtcacactgtcttgtactacaaattctctgtttttgcctactagctagctacatgtttttgcttacatatgcccgcttaattaagacatgcaaacatgtgtgcatgcagatttcactgggtcttgtgtatcattaaagttgacgccagaacagttgaaatactggactcactactcaaagaaaaaactgactataacatcttgtttgggatagtcaacaggtaatttcaatcattattaactatatatctcggcctatttagttcatcatttcatgatatgaactatttaataacccctttattcattttctttgtcggcgggcagggcttgggcaaggttcatcagcgtcacggaaggcgaatggaaagaaaagcttaaatagggaagacccaaggtaagtaattaagtagtactagctagctagctagctgccatctctttaattatcatgcttgattaattattatctgatcaaattccattctcgtaaaggccctgaagcaggcgcaggggactgatctgtgtgcatgctgcatttgcgagaacattcgcatgatggcgtccgaaaggagcagatctcaaagacaggaatgggtacgcttgtcaaaacactattcacaatttttacaccattatcgatatctagtcacacaactaatacacatgcatattgatctccttcttaacagttcagagaggtgcgggcgaagctcctagaaacggagcgcgtagaagcacttcaagaggaaatatcgggatttttgctcgaccaggacataaatccgaagggagaatactattacccgctaccgcccccatgaaaaccacttccaattgtcatcgtgctccgaaggcaccaattaggctaatgccactggctccgaaggcaacatgcatatgtaggagaaattgtatatagctatacatgtgtgtatgtgtgaattaattaatatgatggttgagacattgatgatatatatatgcatgattggttctactagaaattctatttatttATNNNNNNNNNNNNNNNNNNNNNNNNNNNNNNNNNNNNNNNNNNNNNNNNNNNNNNNNNNNNNNNNNNNNNNNNNNNNNNNNNNNNNNNNNNNNNNNNNNNNNNNNNNNNNNNNNNNNNNNNNNNNNNNNNNNNNNNNNNNNNNNNNNNNNNNNNNNNNNNNNNNNNNNNNNNNNNNNNNNNNNNNNNNNNNNNNNNNNNNNNNNNNNNNNNNNNNNNNNNNNNNNNNNNNNNNNNNNNNNNNNNNNNNNNNNNNNNNNNNNNNNNNNNNNNNNNNNNNNNNNNNNNNNNNNNNNNNNNNNNNNNNNNNNNNNNNNNNNNNNNNNNNNNNNNNNNNNNNNNNNNNNNNNNNNNNNNNNNNNNNNNNNNNNNNNNNNNNNNNNNNNNNNNNNNNNNNNNNNNNNNNatgcataacgtgtacaatgtgtagtatcgtaaaataccagcaaacgaaaaagaattaaaatggaaacacaaaattaaatgaaaaagaaatcataaaactaaaaaccccccaaaccttatagtaccgattggtcttaccaaccggtactaaagggctccaggcccctggagctagctcgtgccacgtggtttccctttagcaccagtccgtgctgaaccggtactaaagggggggggggctttagtgcccacactttagtgccggttatggaaccggcactaaagggccttacgaaccggtgctattgcccggttctgcactagtgtacccTTTGGTTCCTAGGTGTATATACACCTGATgtggaataaaaataaaaattaaattcaAAAAGGTTCAGAAGTTTTTCAGAATAaacttgactttcttttgcactagCATATAAATTTTCATGAATAAAAAACCAGTCTTGTCTTCAGGACAAAACATATTTTTTTGCTAATATAGATCACTATTCATACTATTTTGACAAAAAAAATTAAACAAAGTCAATAGGGTTTTtcctttttgtggaattttttacAAGTATAatggaaggtcaagtttattttaaaaatattttcatattttttttgaatttttgtgtaattactactccctccataaATTAATACAACAGCATTTAGAACActgaagtagtgatctaaacgctcttatattagtttacagagggagtaatatttttacatatacGGTGTATATACACCTATAGACCAAACGTCCCTGTCCCGAGAAGGGATAGATAGAAACGGCTGCCCCATTTCATtgtttggagatgcccttagagtaATAAGTACAATATGGTGATATAAGCAGGATATAAGGATTATAATACTCCCTCTAATTATAATTAGTTGACGCAACTAtaatacaactttgtactaaagttgcgtcaattaatttggataggagggagtataatACAAAGTTGTATTACAGTTGCATTaatttggattggagggagtatatatttttgTTGAGTTGGAGACGAAAGAAGATGAGAGAAGAGAACCCGGTTATAGATAGTAGCCAGCTCCAACATAGTCTCTAAGAAACTTTGTAAGAGAAGAATATGAGCCTTACAATAATAAAGTCGTAAATGTCTATAGCTAACTATTTCTATATGAGTTGGCTTTTATACTGCCTGTAGATAACATGGTTATTAGTTACAGTCTATCAGTTGGCTCTACTACTACTCCGTCCGTTCCTGAATATTTGtccttttagacatttcaaatgaactaccacctacggatatatatagacatattttagagtgtagattcacttattttgctccgtatatagccacttgttgaaatatctagaaaaacaaatatttagaaacgtaGGGAGTATTAAACAAGCTCTAAGTATTCTGTCAGCATGCAAACAAAAACCGACGGGGCAGTGCGGTTCGTGGACCTGGCTTAGATACTCGCATTGATGTCCGGCAACATGCCAGTCCTAAGTGCTAGAGTTTGCCCCGACGATCGCTGAGAGTTAACATGAAGAGGAGGAATGCCTGTATTCAGAAACTTCATGGGACATATTTCTTTCGGGCAAGGAGAGATTAGCCTAGTTTAGCAAACCTAAGCCAAGGAGAGGAGGACGTGACCCGGCACGAGAGGGCGGACCAGTGAAACCAATTGTCTGGCCGGCCCGAATAATTGGTGCGTCTGCATTGAGTGCATGCGAGCAAGAGTTGATGGATCTAGCACCTATAGCTAGCTGCAGCCCGCGTGTTGCATTTCAGCCTAGCTACTTGTTGCGCAGGTGCGTAGTTAATGGGGGAGGAAATGCACTGTACCTCTGTGATGGCGCGGTCGGCCGCTTCACCGCACCACTCCACACCTAGGTTTGGTACTACACACCTAGACCATACTCCTACAAGCCGGTTATCAATTACTACTCTTATTGGGCAGGTCAATTTTTGTGCTTGTGCTTTTCACCAGAAAAACGTTCATTTTTCTAGCTAGGATCAGATGTTATTACGGCACTATTACGCGTATAGGACAGGGGGCTACAGTGTACATAGAGAGTAGGAGTACGTGGTTAACGAAGAAACAAAAAGATCTGGGTGCATGCATGAGCATGACACAGTCACAGTTGTGCACAACTTTGCAATGGAATAGACATGACAGAACAGTACACAATCAGCCAGCAGCGTATATGATGCTATATGTGCGTGGGCCATCCCCACTGGGCACTGGAGCAGCGCATGCAGTCTTACTCGCCAAAGAGTGAGGGGGAGAGTTTAATGTCCCATGCAATTGAATTGAATTAAAACCGGCAAAACTTAGCAGGGAGAGGGACGTGATCGCACCAGAGTTTCTGTCCTCCGCCCTGACTCGGCCTGCCCTGCGCTGCGCCTCTGCCCGCGCCAGCCGTCCCCTCTCGCCCTCGCCCTGCATCATCCTACCAATCTATACTTCcatagactctctctctctctctctctctctctctctctctctctctctctctctctctctctctctctctctcaacactTTACCCGCTGTCATAATAAAACAGGGAACATGGAGGAGAGATACCCTCCTAAACTCAAGCAAGACCTCATGCACACCACATGTCCTTCTCAAGGTTTACATATAGAGTAGTAGTATGTGGGTAAGAGATACTAGTAGAAGCATAATAATGATCCACCTTTTGGACGGAGGGTCACTCACTCCCTCGCTAGATCTTCTTTCGCCCCTCCCTCCCATCGGATCGATCCGAGTGTGAGCTTAGCTAGCACACAAAGAGCTAGATTGCCAAGATAAGATCTACACTGCACTCACTGCCCTCTTTTGCTTGTCACTTTCACAAAAGGGAGGCAGCAGGCAGGCCGGCCGACTAGCTAGCGAGCGAGCAGCTATTAAGCTTGTGTGGTTCCGCCGTGGCCATTAAAATCTTTGGGTTCTCCCTCGGTGTCGAGCTGAGCTAGGCGTAGCACAAGAAAGAGATATGTCAGTCCCATGCAGGAATAGTAGTATATAGGCCCTTCCTTGTGTGCTAGTATTTCGTCCTGCGATTAACTATCTCGCCTGGCCGGCTACCCCTTTCTTCCCGGCCGGTTGGTTGTTGGTGGGGTGTGTGGAGCTAGTGGTGTAAGATTGAGGTAGCTCAAGCTGGAGGAGGACAAGAACCGGTTGTCCAAGGGCTTAGACCCTTGGAGCAACCCTACCGCCGCGGCCACCACCAGCACCCTGCACTACCTGCTCCAGGAGAAGGAGAGAGCGCAGGCGCAGGCGCAGCTCCAGATCTACCACCAACAAGGGTTCGGCTACCTCCACCAACACCGGAGGCAGCAGCCAGCGGGGGGAGCCGCCGATGGCGGCAGCAGCGGCGAATCCACGCCGGTGGCGGACGCCCTGGCGACGGCATTCGGGAGCGGGCGCATAGTGCGGTCCGCGGCGGGGCGCAAGGACAGGCACAGCAAGGTGTGCACCGCGCGCGGGCTGCGCGACCGCCGCGTCCGCCTCGCCGCGCACACCGCCATCCGCTTCTACGACGTGCAGGACCGCCTCGGCTACGACCGCCCCAGCAAGGCCGTCGACTGGCTCATCCGCAACGCCAAGGCCGCCATCGAGGAGATCCCCAACCGGACCGAGGAGGCGCCGCCCACCGCGGAGCCCGAGGCTGCCGAGCAGATGTCCGAGCAGGTGACCTCGACGTCGTCCTACGGGTTCGGCAACCCCAGCGGTACTGCCATGACCAACTCCTTCCTTCAACATTCACTTGGCGCAGACCAAGTCTCCGACAACGTCAAGTCCTTGTTTCCTTCCTCGTCCACGGCCACCGCCAGCGGCCACGATGAGTACCGGGGCTCCCCGCCGGACCTCCTGTCGCGCACCACCAGCAGCCAGCCGCAGGAGCTGTGCCTTACCCTCCAGTCCAACCAGCATAACATGTTTAGCCATGTATCTCCCAACCATCACGGTATCATGTCGGGTGCAGGCGTTCCAGGGTGGCCAGACCACGGCCAGAGAATGCCATCGTCATGGCATACCTCGGACAACAACGCGGATGGAGAGGGCCGTGGCGCCGGCGGCAACGGCGACAGCTACATGTTTGCAGGCATCCCGGCGCGGCAAGGGCTGGACCAAGGCCAGCTCTTCTCGTCCAATGGGGAAACCCTTCAGTCCAGTGCCGGCTGGGCCGCGTCTGCCCGCGCTTGGCTAGACCCTCTCGCCGGAATCCACCAGCCGTCGGCAATGTCTGGGCAGATCGGATTCAGCCatctggttggcggcggcggcgggtttaTGGGGTTCCTCGCGCCGGCTGCACAGCGACTCCAGCTCCAGCAGGGCGAGGAGGATGAAGGAAGCGACGTGATGCGAAGAGACTGATGAACCGGCCGGCGCATGAGGTGTGGGATTTCTGTTAACGCACTTCATTTGATCCGGTGCTCAGTTGTATGTCATTTTATGTAGGGTTTATGTCATCAGATTTGTCATTAGTTGTTACGACTTTTATATTCATTCATGCATGTACAACCATGGCTTAATTAATTAAGAGTACGTTCCCTTGGACCTAGACAGCTTTACTGTTGCATTAGTGGCTGCTGTTGCTGTTTTTCTCCCCTTTGATTTATTCTGAGCATGGACAAGACACGGCGATGATGAGATGAAATGATCTGATGATCTTGACGGTTTGCCCCCTTTGGATATTTTAATGTTTCTTATTTGACTACTCTAAGGAATATTCAAAGACTTTTAGCAAATTTAAAGGTTGTCGTCCCTATAGCTGACTACATCCTGATGATTCCATAAAGGCCCCTAAATTTCTGCAGCCTCCAGTAATATCTACTCCCTTCGTTTGGAAATTCTTGTcagagaaatgcataaaaatgaacgCATTTGAAATCAAAAtccgtctagatacattcatttcttcgacaagtatttccggatggagggagtagctataGGCAATGCAGAGGCCAGCAAAAGGGAGTTAAATAACTTAAAATATGGCTGAACTGAGAAAGTATTCGATCCACTACTGTAGCTGTTAGGAGGGGCAAGTGTAATGGAAATGCTGTTTGCTGCTTCTGCTATGTCCATGCTGCTGATAATGATAGGGGGGCAGGCAGGAGGAAGGGCGGAGATCTGCTCTCGATGCCTCTATTATTGGAAGTGAGTGGCATCTTTACCTCTTCGCTTTCTCTTCTTTTCCTTCCACTGTTTGGGGGGTATCTTTTTGCTCACCGGACTGTGAATCTTCTGGAATTGCATGCTGTGTGTCGACGTTTACCGTACTTCTGACACTTGCATGAAAGAGGCTGAGACAGTAACAAAACAACATCCGCCTAGTTTGGCAGTGGCTCGCCGGTGTGTCTTTCTGCTTGTTGTTTCAAGCCTGGGCTGGGCAATTGATTAATTGCACTTTGCATGCATGTAAGATGTGAGGATCCATCTCTTCTGATTTCTCTATTTGTTTCTGAGTTCATGGAACAGTTTGATAATTCTGTCTTCAATTTCCCCGCAAGAACAAATAAGGCGCACAATAATTAATCTATCATATCATACCAAAATAGGTGTTAGTTTGCTTAAGTCATACTCCctaattcttgtcttagatttgtctagatacggatacggagtatctagacaaatctaagacaagcatTTTGGGACGGAGTGAGTATATAATAGTTAGTCTATTCATGAAAGTGAAACTTGGGCTCAGATTATTTTTAGTTTGTGGTTGTTAAACGCGTGTTGAGTTAAGCTAGCGTACCATATAATCTGCTGTTAAAAATACACACAAACTTTTTTTTGGAGTGTCCACCTCATGATTTTCAGAGCAGAAACTGCCGCGGCTTGAGTTACATCTTACCTAGAATTTTTTGAATGATTTTATACACCATGTTACCTTCTCTCCCCTtccctagtactccctccgtcccataatatatcaaaaacgtcttatattatgggacagaggaagtaTTATATAATTATTTTATTGTGTTGCTTTATCTTTAAATTATAAAACCAAAATTGAGTCCACTACTCGCGTGCATCTATTTGAAAACCATGACCAGATGTCCTAAGAAAGAATGGTATAATAACCATGTAGGTCTACATGTGATGATCAAGCAAATGCATGTAGTTTGGAACACATAATATATGCAATTTTACAGGCTGGCTAGTTTTGGACTGGGCTTCGGAAAACTGGGCATGAAAATATTGAACCCATTCTAGCTTAACccaaaaaatactccctccattcctaaatataagtctttttagagattctaatatggactacatacggagcaaaatgagtgaatctacactctaaaatacgtctatataatctgtatgtagttcatattgaaatttctaaaaagacttatatttaggaacggagggagtagataaataGTGGATTTTAATTAATTGAATCATTTTGCAATACAGATTTTTTTTACCCATTTTCAAAGAAAAAACCTAGTATTTAGACATTTCTTTTATTTAATTTAATTAATTGAATCATTTTGCAATACAGATTTTTTTTACCCGTTTTCAAAGAAAAACTAGTTTTCAGACATTTCAGGCTTGTGAGCCGGGCTCCGGGCATAAAAGTTGAGGTGTATTAGCTTTTCAAAagaatatactactccctccattttaaaatataaggtgtattagttatTCAGAAGGTCAAAATTTTctatgtttgaccaagtttgtagcaAAATACATCAACACCTacaatattaaataaataaaatataaaaaatattttatgaaGAATCTAATGATAATGATTTGATATAGTTTGTTAAGAACTGAGTCACATGATTGCTCAAGTATAAAATAAG from Triticum aestivum cultivar Chinese Spring chromosome 3B, IWGSC CS RefSeq v2.1, whole genome shotgun sequence includes these protein-coding regions:
- the LOC123067585 gene encoding transcription factor PCF7, translated to MASPPARCIQQLGDPFQQGIAAAFHQPAPKDLSSHDDRCLHLKLEEDKNRLSKGLDPWSNPTAAATTSTLHYLLQEKERAQAQAQLQIYHQQGFGYLHQHRRQQPAGGAADGGSSGESTPVADALATAFGSGRIVRSAAGRKDRHSKVCTARGLRDRRVRLAAHTAIRFYDVQDRLGYDRPSKAVDWLIRNAKAAIEEIPNRTEEAPPTAEPEAAEQMSEQVTSTSSYGFGNPSGTAMTNSFLQHSLGADQVSDNVKSLFPSSSTATASGHDEYRGSPPDLLSRTTSSQPQELCLTLQSNQHNMFSHVSPNHHGIMSGAGVPGWPDHGQRMPSSWHTSDNNADGEGRGAGGNGDSYMFAGIPARQGLDQGQLFSSNGETLQSSAGWAASARAWLDPLAGIHQPSAMSGQIGFSHLVGGGGGFMGFLAPAAQRLQLQQGEEDEGSDVMRRD